A portion of the Malania oleifera isolate guangnan ecotype guangnan chromosome 3, ASM2987363v1, whole genome shotgun sequence genome contains these proteins:
- the LOC131151579 gene encoding tetrahydroberberine oxidase-like: MNTPSFSVLSLTALAFLFFPVAWTASAPTHEKFLQCLSLHFNDSNSISQVIYTPASSSFLPILQSSIFNLRFSSAATPKPAVIITPLHESHIQATVICSKEHGMEIRTRSGGHDFEGLSYVGDVPFVVVDLANLRSINVDIENNIAWVQAGATLGEVYYKIAQKSRSLGFPAGTCPTVGVGGHFSGGGYGMMIRKYGLAADHVIDARIVVATGEVLDRKSMGEDLFWAIRGGGGASFGVIMAWKIELAPVPSTVTIFSVTRNSSQNATNLIHRWQYVAHKLHKDLNIIVLITNVNSTSQPRAQAKHALFLSLFLGRSDNLVSLMQDKFPELGLTEEDCTEMSWIEAIHFFAGYPIGNPLEDLLNRTAPGKGPFKAKSDYVTKPISKLSWERIWDNLHEVEAKTALIILIPYGGRMSEVSETALPFAHRAGNIYKILYSLSWDQSEENTSSKQYIDWLRGFYKHMALHVSKSPRGAYLNYRDLDLGTNNKNGNTSYRKASIWGKKYFGNNFDRLVHAKALADPTNFFRNEQSIPPISI; the protein is encoded by the coding sequence ATGAATACTCCATCCTTTTCGGTGCTTTCCCTTACTGCTCTTGCCTTTCTCTTTTTCCCAGTTGCATGGACAGCTTCTGCTCCCACGCACGAGAAATTTCTTCAATGCCTTTCCCTGCATTTCAACGATTCCAACTCCATCTCCCAAGTGATTTACACCCCAGCCAGTTCCTCCTTTTTACCTATACTGCAGTCCTCCATTTTCAACCTGCGGTTCTCGTCAGCCGCTACGCCAAAACCAGCAGTCATCATTACACCTTTGCATGAATCTCACATTCAAGCAACCGTCATCTGCTCCAAGGAGCACGGCATGGAGATTAGGACTCGAAGCGGCGGTCACGACTTCGAAGGTCTTTCCTATGTTGGGGATGTTCCGTTTGTGGTCGTCGATCTGGCGAATCTTCGATCCATAAATGTAGATATCGAGAACAATATTGCATGGGTTCAAGCAGGTGCAACTCTCGGGGAAGTTTACTACAAGATTGCCCAGAAAAGTCGAAGTCTAGGCTTTCCCGCTGGTACTTGCCCTACCGTAGGTGTTGGTGGACACTTCAGTGGAGGAGGGTATGGAATGATGATCCGTAAGTACGGATTGGCTGCTGATCACGTGATTGATGCTCGCATTGTAGTCGCCACCGGTGAAGTTCTTGATAGAAAATCAATGGGGGAGGACTTGTTTTGGGCCattagaggaggaggaggagctagCTTCGGAGTCATCATGGCATGGAAGATAGAGTTGGCTCCTGTCCCATCGACTGTGACAATTTTTTCTGTGACTCGAAACTCAAGTCAAAATGCAACAAACTTGATTCACCGATGGCAATATGTTGCGCACAAGCTTCATAAAGACCTAAACATCATTGTTCTAATAACTAATGTCAATAGTACTAGCCAACCACGTGCACAAGCCAAACATGCTTTATTCCTTTCCTTGTTTCTAGGTAGGAGCGATAACCTAGTTTCCCTAATGCAGGACAAATTCCCAGAGTTAGGTTTGACTGAAGAAGATTGTACTGAAATGAGTTGGATCGAAGCCATCCACTTTTTTGCAGGATATCCCATAGGCAACCCTCTAGAGGATTTGCTCAATAGAACTGCTCCAGGGAAAGGGCCTTTCAAGGCAAAATCAGATTACGTCACGAAACCCATTTCCAAACTTTCCTGGGAAAGGATATGGGACAATTTACATGAGGTGGAAGCTAAGACAGCACTAATAATCTTGATTCCTTATGGTGGAAGAATGAGTGAAGTTTCAGAAACCGCACTCCCTTTCGCGCATAGAGCTGGCAACATATATAAAATCTTGTATAGCTTGTCTTGGGATCAAAGCGAGGAAAATACATCATCCAAACAATACATAGATTGGCTCAGAGGGTTTTACAAGCACATGGCTCTTCATGTTTCAAAATCTCCTAGAGGTGCATATCTCAACTATAGGGATCTTGACTTGGGCACTAACAACAAAAATGGAAACACAAGTTATAGAAAAGCCAGCATTTGGGGGAAAAAATATTTTGGCAACAACTTTGATAGATTGGTGCATGCGAAGGCCTTGGCGGATCCTACTAATTTCTTCCGAAATGAACAGAGCATTCCAcctatttcaatttaa